TACCAAATATAAAATAACAACAGCATTCTACATGTTGTTACATGCAATCTATACATTTGCTATTGACAATTGAGTAATTTTTTTATTATCTTTACTTAAAAATTACATTCTTTTAATGGAAAAATTGCTTGAAGATGGTTCGAGGTATTACTTAAAAGGTAATTTTAAGAAAGCTATCGATTGTTTTCTTAAAGTCTTAGAAAGAGAACCTAATCATACAAAAGCATTGTTTTATTTGTCTATTGCATACATGGATTTAGGTCGTTACGACGAAGCTATTGAAGTAATAGACCGCTTAATAAAATTAGAACCCAATAATGCTATTGCTTACAAAAACCGTGCTTTAATAAAATATTCTCAAAATAAAGAAAAAGAGGCAATGGTAGATTATAAGATGTTTGTAAAACTTTCGCAAAAAGATTAAAATTTTTTTCTACCTTAGCTGCTGAGTTTTTCATAAAAATGAAAAAAAACATTACCTCAATCATTTTATTAGCATTATTTGAGCTTTATTCATTGGGCTTGTTTGTTCATTTTAAAATTATTCAAATTCAAATAAAATCAGAGATTATTTGTTTAATTCAAAAAAATAAAGTGCCTTTATCAGCAATTGAGTGTTATAATTATAATGCTATTAAAAGTAAAGTGTTTTGGTACGAAGAAGCTAAAGAATTTTCGTTTAATAAAAAAATGTACGATGTTTTATTTATTAAGTCAGATACAAATAATCAAACATTGTTATATGTTATTCAAGATAAAAAAGAAGACGAGTTGATTCACAATTTTAATCAAAAATATAAAAAAGACTTATTATCATGGTTTAAAAATTATACTTCAAATTTTATATTTATTATTAATCAAGCTTCGATAAAGTTTTTTCAGATTTATATTTTTGAAAATATTTCTATACCTTTAATTTTTTATATTGATTCTGTCATAGAAAAATATGATCAGCCACCTGAAGTAAAATTTTAGATTTCTTTTTTTATTTTTATCTACTATTTGTTTATTGTTGTATTTAAAAAATAAATGTGCTATGAAAAATTTTATCATTATCATATTGTTCTATTTTATTAGTAACTTCAGTAATTGTCAGTTAATAACTATTAAAGATAAAATAAATTTACAACCGATTGAAAATGTATATGTATTTATAAATGAATCATTAATTGGGCATACTAATATTAAAGGACAAATTAAAATAAAAGCGGAACTAAATGATTTGATTCGATTTGAACATATAAGTTATGAAACTGTGAGCAAAGAATACAAGGAAATTGTTTCTAATAAGAATATATTGTTTCTTATTCCCAAAACAAATTTACTTCATGAGGTAACTATTGCTTCTACTCGCTTCGAGAGCAATAAAAATAATGTTGCTCAAACGAACATTATTATTGATAAGGCATTGATTAACAGTTTACAAGCTCAAACATCAGCCGATTTATTAAGTAATTCTGGTTTGGCATTTGTGCAAAAAAGTCAACTCGGAGGTGGTAGTCCTATTATAAGAGGTTTTGAAGCAAATAAAATATTATTGGTAGTAGATGGAATTCGAATGAATAATGCCATATATCGGGGAGGGCATTTGCAAAATATAATAACAGTCGATGCATGGTCGTTAAATAAAGCAGAAATTCTCGAAGGGTCGAGTTCTGTTATGTATGGCAGTGATGCTCTTGGAGGCACCATATATCTCGAAACAATTAAGCCATTATTAAATGATACAAATGTTTTTACATCGAAGGGAAATGTTATGCTAAAAACTTCAACGGCTAATAAAGAAAAAATGGGGCATGTTGATATTAATATAGCGAATCATCGGATAGCTTCATTAACGAGTATAAGTTATGCTTTTTTTGACGATTTAAGACAAGGTAATAATCGCAACCCTTTCTATGGTGATTGGGGGAAAAGATGGTTTTATGTAAAAAGAATAAATAATAAAGATAGCGTATTTATTAATAACGATCCAAATTTACAAATAGGCGCTGGATATTCACAATACGATTTATTGCAAAAAGTATTGTTTAAAGTAAATAATAATTTACAATTATTAGGAAATGTGCAATTTTCCAATTCTTCCAATATTTCGCGATATGATCGTCTTACACAAATGTCGGGTACACTTCCAAAATATGCAGAATGGTATTATGGACCTCAAAGAAGACTTTTAGCTTATTTAAAAATTGAATATCATAAAAAAAATATGTTATTTGATGATTTAAGACTAGTACCTGCTTATCAAAATATTGAAGAAAGTCGTCACGATAGAAAATTTAATAAAAATAATCTCAATCATCGAATAGAGAATGTGGATATATTTTCTTTAAATATTGATTTTAGAAAAAATTTCAATGAACAGCTATGGATTTATGGATTAGAATTTTCGAATGAAAAAATAAGATCAAATGCATTTACTGAAAATATTCTTGATCATACTACTAGTAATTTAGATACTCGTTATCCAGATGGTGGATCTATTATGAATAGAAATTCAGTATTTATTAATCATCAATGGAATTTGTTTGATAAAGTTTTTTTTAGTGAAGGATTAAGGTATAATTTTTCTTTGTTAGAATCTAAATTTATCGATACAACTTTTTATCATTTCCCTTTTAATGAAATTTCGCAGCAAAATCAAGCCATTACTGGGAGTATAGGTGTGGTATTTAAAACATCTGATTTTTTAAAATTTCATTTGAATTATGCAAGCGGATATAGAACCCCCAATGTTGATGACTTAAGTAAAATTTTTGAATCTGTTCCTGGGAATGTAATTATGCCCAATGAAAATCTAAAGCCAGAAAAAACTCACACTTTTGATATAGGTTATCAGCTCTTGTTTAATAGTCATTTTTCATGGTACAACAATGCTTTTTATACAATATATAAAGATGCTATTACAACAGAACCTGGAAAGTTTAATGGATTAGATTCGATTTTATATAATGGTCAAATGAGTCAAGTAATTTTAAATGTAAATAAAACGAAAGCATATTTATATGGTATATCGTCAAACTTGTTAATACAATTAAATACTTCATTAAACTTCATTGGTAATGTGTGCTATACTTATGGTAGAATTAAGACCGATTCGACCGATTACCCACTCGACCACATTCCACCCGTTTTTGGTAAAATTGGCTTTCAATATAAAAAGCAACGACTTAGCACTGAAATTAATATGTTGTTTAACGGATGGAAGTTTATAAAAGATTATAACATGTATGGCGAAGATAATTTTGTTTATGCAACAAGCTATGGAATGCCTGCATGGATAACGTTTAATGTATATGGTTTATATCAGATTCATACTAATCTACAAGTAAATGCTGCTATTGAAAATATACTAGATCAAAATTATCGAGTTTTTGCTTCGAATATTAGTGCACCTGGAAGAAATTTTAAAATTGGTTTGAAATTTATTTGGTAAAGCGAAGCAAAAGGAATATACGACGAATTCTTGTTTCATAAAAAAAGCTGCCCTTTACAGACAGCCTCAAGTTTTAGTAGCGGGGGTAGGGATCGAACCCACGTTCTTCTGATTCCGTTATGAATCAGAAGAATATGAGCCCGACGTCTGTAAAAAATCATGTATGATTTTAATTTTAGCATAATGCCCACTTCCAGATTTAAAATACCGTTCTTTTTTTCTAGCTTTTTCTTTATCTTGAAAGAACTCAACCCAGACAACGATCCATGGTCTGTATTTTTGTGTCCATCCATGTCCGCGTTCATTGTGCGATTTAAACCGCTCAATAAGGTTATTTGTAATTCCGACGTATGTTTTTTTGTTTTTAACAGAGTATAAAATATATACGACGAATTCTTGTTTCATAAAAAAAGCTGCCTTTTACAGACAGCCTCAAGTTTTAGTAGCGGGGGTAGGGATCGAACCTACGTTCTTCTGATTCCGTTATGAATCAGAAGAATATGAGCCCGACGTCTGTAAAAAATCATGTATGATTTTAATTTTAGCATAATGCCCACTTCCAGATTTAAAATACCGTTCTTTTTTTCTAGCTTTTTCTTTATCTTGAAAGAACTCAACCCAGACAACGATCCATGGTCTGTATTTTTGTGTCCATCCATGTCCGCGTTCATTGTGCGATTTAAACCGCTCAATAAGGTTATT
This DNA window, taken from Bacteroidales bacterium, encodes the following:
- a CDS encoding TonB-dependent receptor, producing MKNFIIIILFYFISNFSNCQLITIKDKINLQPIENVYVFINESLIGHTNIKGQIKIKAELNDLIRFEHISYETVSKEYKEIVSNKNILFLIPKTNLLHEVTIASTRFESNKNNVAQTNIIIDKALINSLQAQTSADLLSNSGLAFVQKSQLGGGSPIIRGFEANKILLVVDGIRMNNAIYRGGHLQNIITVDAWSLNKAEILEGSSSVMYGSDALGGTIYLETIKPLLNDTNVFTSKGNVMLKTSTANKEKMGHVDINIANHRIASLTSISYAFFDDLRQGNNRNPFYGDWGKRWFYVKRINNKDSVFINNDPNLQIGAGYSQYDLLQKVLFKVNNNLQLLGNVQFSNSSNISRYDRLTQMSGTLPKYAEWYYGPQRRLLAYLKIEYHKKNMLFDDLRLVPAYQNIEESRHDRKFNKNNLNHRIENVDIFSLNIDFRKNFNEQLWIYGLEFSNEKIRSNAFTENILDHTTSNLDTRYPDGGSIMNRNSVFINHQWNLFDKVFFSEGLRYNFSLLESKFIDTTFYHFPFNEISQQNQAITGSIGVVFKTSDFLKFHLNYASGYRTPNVDDLSKIFESVPGNVIMPNENLKPEKTHTFDIGYQLLFNSHFSWYNNAFYTIYKDAITTEPGKFNGLDSILYNGQMSQVILNVNKTKAYLYGISSNLLIQLNTSLNFIGNVCYTYGRIKTDSTDYPLDHIPPVFGKIGFQYKKQRLSTEINMLFNGWKFIKDYNMYGEDNFVYATSYGMPAWITFNVYGLYQIHTNLQVNAAIENILDQNYRVFASNISAPGRNFKIGLKFIW
- a CDS encoding tetratricopeptide repeat protein, coding for MEKLLEDGSRYYLKGNFKKAIDCFLKVLEREPNHTKALFYLSIAYMDLGRYDEAIEVIDRLIKLEPNNAIAYKNRALIKYSQNKEKEAMVDYKMFVKLSQKD
- a CDS encoding GIY-YIG nuclease family protein, which produces MKQEFVVYILYSVKNKKTYVGITNNLIERFKSHNERGHGWTQKYRPWIVVWVEFFQDKEKARKKERYFKSGSGHYAKIKIIHDFLQTSGSYSSDS
- a CDS encoding GIY-YIG nuclease family protein encodes the protein MKQEFVVYILYSVKNKKTYVGITNNLIERFKSHNERGHGWTQKYRPWIVVWVEFFQDKEKARKKERYFKSGSGHYAKIKIIHDFLQTSGSYSSDS